One segment of Triticum aestivum cultivar Chinese Spring chromosome 2A, IWGSC CS RefSeq v2.1, whole genome shotgun sequence DNA contains the following:
- the LOC123188608 gene encoding uncharacterized protein isoform X2 — translation MLFCSSYPMAEKVEGGTASAGRSSASSSAVRLSPPLAALSASPPLLASPSPLMILLVGGSAAQGILDVPNLKKCGGGRSAWRRRAQLDREGLCSLRADARGQQRHHDVQLRAAHPCPQPLRPTLGVSSKILSRERIIVVNSKLIRCVKSLGPGLQGQALMESLRMNARGLDTSWSPCALLFGWCRIPQLLPRGSSFEHDSFSSWSVARMELIAERKRSSNSLGSEKIRSNSSLEKERYISRGQQRRAKSAG, via the exons ATGCTCTTCTGTTCATCTTATCCAATGGCAGAGAAGGTGGAAGGTGGGACAGCTTCGGCTGGGCGCTCGTCGGCGAGCTCGTCGGCCGTCCGGCTCTCCCCTCCGCTTGCGGCCCTCTCGGCCTCTCCTCCACTTCTTGCGTCCCCGTCCCCCCT AATGATCCTACTCGTTGGTGGATCTGCTGCTCAGGGCATCCTCGACGTTCCTAACCTCAAGAAGTGCGGCGGCGGCAGATCCGCGTGGAGGCGTCGAGCGCAGCTGGATCGTGAAGGCCTCTGCAGCCTCCGTGCAGACGCTCGAGGTCAACAACGCCACCATGATGTACAGCTGCGAGCTGCCCACCCGTGTCCTCAGCCTCTTCGTCCCACTCTTGGTGTCTCCTCAAAGATCCTCAGCAGGGAGCGCATCATTGTCGTCAACTCCAAGCTGATCCGATGCGTCAAGAG TTTAGGTCCAGGACTCCAGGGGCAGGCGCTAATGGAGAGTTTGAGAATGAATGCGAGAG GACTTGATACATCATGGTCTCCTTGTGCTTTGTTGTTTGGTTGGTGTAGAATCCCTCAGCTCTTACCAAGAGGCTCTAGCTTCGAACATGACTCTTTTAGTAGTTGGAGTGTTGCACGCATGGAATTGATCGCAG AGAGGAAGCGAAGCAGCAACAGTTTGGGTTCAGAGAAGATTAGGAGCAACAGTTCATTGGAGAAGGAGAGGTACATCAGCCGAGGGCAGCAGCGGAGAGCAAAATCAGCAGGTTAG
- the LOC123188608 gene encoding magnesium transporter MRS2-B isoform X3, whose product MLFCSSYPMAEKVEGGTASAGRSSASSSAVRLSPPLAALSASPPLLASPSPLMILLVGGSAAQGILDVPNLKKCGGGRSAWRRRAQLDREGLCSLRADARGQQRHHDVQLRAAHPCPQPLRPTLGVSSKILSRERIIVVNSKLIRCVKRSRTPGAGANGEFENECERIPQLLPRGSSFEHDSFSSWSVARMELIAGLERKRSSNSLGSEKIRSNSSLEKERYISRGQQRRAKSAG is encoded by the exons ATGCTCTTCTGTTCATCTTATCCAATGGCAGAGAAGGTGGAAGGTGGGACAGCTTCGGCTGGGCGCTCGTCGGCGAGCTCGTCGGCCGTCCGGCTCTCCCCTCCGCTTGCGGCCCTCTCGGCCTCTCCTCCACTTCTTGCGTCCCCGTCCCCCCT AATGATCCTACTCGTTGGTGGATCTGCTGCTCAGGGCATCCTCGACGTTCCTAACCTCAAGAAGTGCGGCGGCGGCAGATCCGCGTGGAGGCGTCGAGCGCAGCTGGATCGTGAAGGCCTCTGCAGCCTCCGTGCAGACGCTCGAGGTCAACAACGCCACCATGATGTACAGCTGCGAGCTGCCCACCCGTGTCCTCAGCCTCTTCGTCCCACTCTTGGTGTCTCCTCAAAGATCCTCAGCAGGGAGCGCATCATTGTCGTCAACTCCAAGCTGATCCGATGCGTCAAGAG GTCCAGGACTCCAGGGGCAGGCGCTAATGGAGAGTTTGAGAATGAATGCGAGAG AATCCCTCAGCTCTTACCAAGAGGCTCTAGCTTCGAACATGACTCTTTTAGTAGTTGGAGTGTTGCACGCATGGAATTGATCGCAG GTTTAGAGAGGAAGCGAAGCAGCAACAGTTTGGGTTCAGAGAAGATTAGGAGCAACAGTTCATTGGAGAAGGAGAGGTACATCAGCCGAGGGCAGCAGCGGAGAGCAAAATCAGCAGGTTAG
- the LOC123188608 gene encoding uncharacterized protein isoform X1 codes for MLFCSSYPMAEKVEGGTASAGRSSASSSAVRLSPPLAALSASPPLLASPSPLMILLVGGSAAQGILDVPNLKKCGGGRSAWRRRAQLDREGLCSLRADARGQQRHHDVQLRAAHPCPQPLRPTLGVSSKILSRERIIVVNSKLIRCVKSLGPGLQGQALMESLRMNARGLDTSWSPCALLFGWCRIPQLLPRGSSFEHDSFSSWSVARMELIAGLERKRSSNSLGSEKIRSNSSLEKERYISRGQQRRAKSAG; via the exons ATGCTCTTCTGTTCATCTTATCCAATGGCAGAGAAGGTGGAAGGTGGGACAGCTTCGGCTGGGCGCTCGTCGGCGAGCTCGTCGGCCGTCCGGCTCTCCCCTCCGCTTGCGGCCCTCTCGGCCTCTCCTCCACTTCTTGCGTCCCCGTCCCCCCT AATGATCCTACTCGTTGGTGGATCTGCTGCTCAGGGCATCCTCGACGTTCCTAACCTCAAGAAGTGCGGCGGCGGCAGATCCGCGTGGAGGCGTCGAGCGCAGCTGGATCGTGAAGGCCTCTGCAGCCTCCGTGCAGACGCTCGAGGTCAACAACGCCACCATGATGTACAGCTGCGAGCTGCCCACCCGTGTCCTCAGCCTCTTCGTCCCACTCTTGGTGTCTCCTCAAAGATCCTCAGCAGGGAGCGCATCATTGTCGTCAACTCCAAGCTGATCCGATGCGTCAAGAG TTTAGGTCCAGGACTCCAGGGGCAGGCGCTAATGGAGAGTTTGAGAATGAATGCGAGAG GACTTGATACATCATGGTCTCCTTGTGCTTTGTTGTTTGGTTGGTGTAGAATCCCTCAGCTCTTACCAAGAGGCTCTAGCTTCGAACATGACTCTTTTAGTAGTTGGAGTGTTGCACGCATGGAATTGATCGCAG GTTTAGAGAGGAAGCGAAGCAGCAACAGTTTGGGTTCAGAGAAGATTAGGAGCAACAGTTCATTGGAGAAGGAGAGGTACATCAGCCGAGGGCAGCAGCGGAGAGCAAAATCAGCAGGTTAG
- the LOC123188608 gene encoding magnesium transporter MRS2-B isoform X8 has translation MLFCSSYPMAEKVEGGTASAGRSSASSSAVRLSPPLAALSASPPLLASPSPLMILLVGGSAAQGILDVPNLKKCGGGRSAWRRRAQLDREGLCSLRADARGQQRHHDVQLRAAHPCPQPLRPTLGVSSKILSRERIIVVNSKLIRCVKSLGPGLQGQALMESLRMNARESLSSYQEALASNMTLLVVGVLHAWN, from the exons ATGCTCTTCTGTTCATCTTATCCAATGGCAGAGAAGGTGGAAGGTGGGACAGCTTCGGCTGGGCGCTCGTCGGCGAGCTCGTCGGCCGTCCGGCTCTCCCCTCCGCTTGCGGCCCTCTCGGCCTCTCCTCCACTTCTTGCGTCCCCGTCCCCCCT AATGATCCTACTCGTTGGTGGATCTGCTGCTCAGGGCATCCTCGACGTTCCTAACCTCAAGAAGTGCGGCGGCGGCAGATCCGCGTGGAGGCGTCGAGCGCAGCTGGATCGTGAAGGCCTCTGCAGCCTCCGTGCAGACGCTCGAGGTCAACAACGCCACCATGATGTACAGCTGCGAGCTGCCCACCCGTGTCCTCAGCCTCTTCGTCCCACTCTTGGTGTCTCCTCAAAGATCCTCAGCAGGGAGCGCATCATTGTCGTCAACTCCAAGCTGATCCGATGCGTCAAGAG TTTAGGTCCAGGACTCCAGGGGCAGGCGCTAATGGAGAGTTTGAGAATGAATGCGAGAG AATCCCTCAGCTCTTACCAAGAGGCTCTAGCTTCGAACATGACTCTTTTAGTAGTTGGAGTGTTGCACGCATGGAATTGA
- the LOC123188608 gene encoding magnesium transporter MRS2-B isoform X4 gives MLFCSSYPMAEKVEGGTASAGRSSASSSAVRLSPPLAALSASPPLLASPSPLMILLVGGSAAQGILDVPNLKKCGGGRSAWRRRAQLDREGLCSLRADARGQQRHHDVQLRAAHPCPQPLRPTLGVSSKILSRERIIVVNSKLIRCVKRSRTPGAGANGEFENECERIPQLLPRGSSFEHDSFSSWSVARMELIAERKRSSNSLGSEKIRSNSSLEKERYISRGQQRRAKSAG, from the exons ATGCTCTTCTGTTCATCTTATCCAATGGCAGAGAAGGTGGAAGGTGGGACAGCTTCGGCTGGGCGCTCGTCGGCGAGCTCGTCGGCCGTCCGGCTCTCCCCTCCGCTTGCGGCCCTCTCGGCCTCTCCTCCACTTCTTGCGTCCCCGTCCCCCCT AATGATCCTACTCGTTGGTGGATCTGCTGCTCAGGGCATCCTCGACGTTCCTAACCTCAAGAAGTGCGGCGGCGGCAGATCCGCGTGGAGGCGTCGAGCGCAGCTGGATCGTGAAGGCCTCTGCAGCCTCCGTGCAGACGCTCGAGGTCAACAACGCCACCATGATGTACAGCTGCGAGCTGCCCACCCGTGTCCTCAGCCTCTTCGTCCCACTCTTGGTGTCTCCTCAAAGATCCTCAGCAGGGAGCGCATCATTGTCGTCAACTCCAAGCTGATCCGATGCGTCAAGAG GTCCAGGACTCCAGGGGCAGGCGCTAATGGAGAGTTTGAGAATGAATGCGAGAG AATCCCTCAGCTCTTACCAAGAGGCTCTAGCTTCGAACATGACTCTTTTAGTAGTTGGAGTGTTGCACGCATGGAATTGATCGCAG AGAGGAAGCGAAGCAGCAACAGTTTGGGTTCAGAGAAGATTAGGAGCAACAGTTCATTGGAGAAGGAGAGGTACATCAGCCGAGGGCAGCAGCGGAGAGCAAAATCAGCAGGTTAG
- the LOC123188608 gene encoding magnesium transporter MRS2-B isoform X5, which translates to MLFCSSYPMAEKVEGGTASAGRSSASSSAVRLSPPLAALSASPPLLASPSPLMILLVGGSAAQGILDVPNLKKCGGGRSAWRRRAQLDREGLCSLRADARGQQRHHDVQLRAAHPCPQPLRPTLGVSSKILSRERIIVVNSKLIRCVKRIPQLLPRGSSFEHDSFSSWSVARMELIAGLERKRSSNSLGSEKIRSNSSLEKERYISRGQQRRAKSAG; encoded by the exons ATGCTCTTCTGTTCATCTTATCCAATGGCAGAGAAGGTGGAAGGTGGGACAGCTTCGGCTGGGCGCTCGTCGGCGAGCTCGTCGGCCGTCCGGCTCTCCCCTCCGCTTGCGGCCCTCTCGGCCTCTCCTCCACTTCTTGCGTCCCCGTCCCCCCT AATGATCCTACTCGTTGGTGGATCTGCTGCTCAGGGCATCCTCGACGTTCCTAACCTCAAGAAGTGCGGCGGCGGCAGATCCGCGTGGAGGCGTCGAGCGCAGCTGGATCGTGAAGGCCTCTGCAGCCTCCGTGCAGACGCTCGAGGTCAACAACGCCACCATGATGTACAGCTGCGAGCTGCCCACCCGTGTCCTCAGCCTCTTCGTCCCACTCTTGGTGTCTCCTCAAAGATCCTCAGCAGGGAGCGCATCATTGTCGTCAACTCCAAGCTGATCCGATGCGTCAAGAG AATCCCTCAGCTCTTACCAAGAGGCTCTAGCTTCGAACATGACTCTTTTAGTAGTTGGAGTGTTGCACGCATGGAATTGATCGCAG GTTTAGAGAGGAAGCGAAGCAGCAACAGTTTGGGTTCAGAGAAGATTAGGAGCAACAGTTCATTGGAGAAGGAGAGGTACATCAGCCGAGGGCAGCAGCGGAGAGCAAAATCAGCAGGTTAG
- the LOC123188608 gene encoding magnesium transporter MRS2-B isoform X6 encodes MLFCSSYPMAEKVEGGTASAGRSSASSSAVRLSPPLAALSASPPLLASPSPLMILLVGGSAAQGILDVPNLKKCGGGRSAWRRRAQLDREGLCSLRADARGQQRHHDVQLRAAHPCPQPLRPTLGVSSKILSRERIIVVNSKLIRCVKRIPQLLPRGSSFEHDSFSSWSVARMELIAERKRSSNSLGSEKIRSNSSLEKERYISRGQQRRAKSAG; translated from the exons ATGCTCTTCTGTTCATCTTATCCAATGGCAGAGAAGGTGGAAGGTGGGACAGCTTCGGCTGGGCGCTCGTCGGCGAGCTCGTCGGCCGTCCGGCTCTCCCCTCCGCTTGCGGCCCTCTCGGCCTCTCCTCCACTTCTTGCGTCCCCGTCCCCCCT AATGATCCTACTCGTTGGTGGATCTGCTGCTCAGGGCATCCTCGACGTTCCTAACCTCAAGAAGTGCGGCGGCGGCAGATCCGCGTGGAGGCGTCGAGCGCAGCTGGATCGTGAAGGCCTCTGCAGCCTCCGTGCAGACGCTCGAGGTCAACAACGCCACCATGATGTACAGCTGCGAGCTGCCCACCCGTGTCCTCAGCCTCTTCGTCCCACTCTTGGTGTCTCCTCAAAGATCCTCAGCAGGGAGCGCATCATTGTCGTCAACTCCAAGCTGATCCGATGCGTCAAGAG AATCCCTCAGCTCTTACCAAGAGGCTCTAGCTTCGAACATGACTCTTTTAGTAGTTGGAGTGTTGCACGCATGGAATTGATCGCAG AGAGGAAGCGAAGCAGCAACAGTTTGGGTTCAGAGAAGATTAGGAGCAACAGTTCATTGGAGAAGGAGAGGTACATCAGCCGAGGGCAGCAGCGGAGAGCAAAATCAGCAGGTTAG
- the LOC123188608 gene encoding uncharacterized protein isoform X7: MILLVGGSAAQGILDVPNLKKCGGGRSAWRRRAQLDREGLCSLRADARGQQRHHDVQLRAAHPCPQPLRPTLGVSSKILSRERIIVVNSKLIRCVKSLGPGLQGQALMESLRMNARGLDTSWSPCALLFGWCRIPQLLPRGSSFEHDSFSSWSVARMELIAGLERKRSSNSLGSEKIRSNSSLEKERYISRGQQRRAKSAG, translated from the exons ATGATCCTACTCGTTGGTGGATCTGCTGCTCAGGGCATCCTCGACGTTCCTAACCTCAAGAAGTGCGGCGGCGGCAGATCCGCGTGGAGGCGTCGAGCGCAGCTGGATCGTGAAGGCCTCTGCAGCCTCCGTGCAGACGCTCGAGGTCAACAACGCCACCATGATGTACAGCTGCGAGCTGCCCACCCGTGTCCTCAGCCTCTTCGTCCCACTCTTGGTGTCTCCTCAAAGATCCTCAGCAGGGAGCGCATCATTGTCGTCAACTCCAAGCTGATCCGATGCGTCAAGAG TTTAGGTCCAGGACTCCAGGGGCAGGCGCTAATGGAGAGTTTGAGAATGAATGCGAGAG GACTTGATACATCATGGTCTCCTTGTGCTTTGTTGTTTGGTTGGTGTAGAATCCCTCAGCTCTTACCAAGAGGCTCTAGCTTCGAACATGACTCTTTTAGTAGTTGGAGTGTTGCACGCATGGAATTGATCGCAG GTTTAGAGAGGAAGCGAAGCAGCAACAGTTTGGGTTCAGAGAAGATTAGGAGCAACAGTTCATTGGAGAAGGAGAGGTACATCAGCCGAGGGCAGCAGCGGAGAGCAAAATCAGCAGGTTAG